AACTTCTCCATCCCAGTACATGTTTCTAGTATACAGTTTCCAGGCTGCCCAGTCTCTGAACACCAGCACTTtcaaaaaaagagaataaaaaatcatcacAACGATTGTCCCAAAGTCTAAAAACAAACATCCTTAGAAATTTACAGGATCATAGCTCCCACCAGGATGACTAATACAAATCAGCTGCCAGTGACTCAAAAGTAAATTTTAGTTTCCATAGTCTCATACCTGGATGCTTGATCCATATCCGTGTCTTGTTTACTGCAGAGCAAGGTTTCCCAGTCATCTGTCTCAAAGGAGCTAAGGTCTGGCCCATCAGGGTAAGGAGTGATCACTCTCCTCTGCATGGCAGGAATCTGCATATTGCAATATTAAACATTGAAGTTGTCCTTTAAAGTGTAAAATGAATTTATGTACATGCATATGCTGCTAACATTCTATACAAAGAAAAAGCATGTAATAAACACTAACATGATAATCACCACATTTGAGGGAATACCACTGCTAACACAAACAGCTGCAAAATCagaaataatgttatttttatgtggAAACCTGCCTGCACAgacagtaataggtttatttagGTTTTGTGTAAATTGACATGTGGACTTAATAGGAACCCAAGTAATTTCTGCCGAATATTATAAATGTGATAGGGTGTTTGAATTAGGCATTTCATATAGAAGATTAATCAATTCTTACAAACTATTTTCAATCAATAACCAATAATCCAATGTAAACAGTCCATGAGACTCCAGCATACCAACTTCCTATAGGCCACAGACAGCTCCACCAAAACCTCATCACTAAGGACATCAAGGGCTCtaggaacattaaaaaaaatagatttagtAAAACAATAAGCGTAACATAAAACATAAGCAACAAAAATAGTTAGGTTTTGTCACCTTGATTCCAATAATGCTGCCATGTTCAACACTATGAATTGCAAGCAAGACAGTTTCAACTGATCCGCGTTGTACATTGCAGCAAACTCAAGAAGATCTGCAGCATTCTTTAGTGTTActggaaaggaaaaaagaaaccgATCACTGAAAACTAACTggtcaataaataaaacattcataCTGATAAGCATATTGCCAGTGTGTTGTCGTATCTGAATTCCTAatctacaaagaaaaaaaaaaagacaattaaggAAAAAGATCCTTGTTGATATCTTTGTTATTTATAAGCAATTTCTACAGATGTCCTTTCAGACCATTAGAGGAATAAACAATCCACACATACATCTTTCAACATTACAGTGTtctaacttaaaaaaatgataagGCAATCTTAGAAGCAAGCATAAAAATGTagaatcaattaaaaataaagattactAACATTTCTCAGTAATTGCAACTTCACACATCTCCTTCAAACGGGCGATGAGGAGCTGGTCTGCCACGACAAGCACATTGCACAGGAACTCCACATTAAGGGATTCTAGAATTGGTAAAGAGAATACTATTATTTACCTAAGGTACTACATTTCCCCAGttattttacagattttatCCCATAAGGAAGACAAAGATAAGTCAACGTACAAGTagccataatttaaaaaaaaaaacagcgttTGTTAATCAGGACAATCTTGTGTTACATTAGGACTACTGCAGTAACattcaaaatgtcattttgcatTTGGTGCAGCACGGGACTGCTCTTGAGGGTGCTGTTTAATTTCTCTACTAGCTGCCACAAAAATGTCTTAATTCTGAGTTATGAGGCAATGGTAATGCCTGCAGTTGGAATTCTCCAGTTGCGGTGAGTAACATAAGATAAATAGCAACCTCAAAGAAACACTACTTTGGATCTTGAAGACTAGCGTGGTTAACGGTGCAGTGGAAACAAAAccaatataaatttaaaaacatttcagaatatgAACAATGACAACTACATTAAACAGATAGGCCAAATAGCTCCCTCTGGAGTATCATTTGCCTTATGTTCTCAGTTGTGGAAATGTGCAATACTGCATTTTGCTGAACATTACAACTTGAATTTAAAGGAAAGCAAAATTTTTTGAAAGAAAGTAAATGCATGTGCTTGACAAATTTTGAAACTGCTCACATTTTTAGACTTCAAAAACATTCAGTGAAACAGCAACTTAGACTGGAAGCAGCAATAACGATCAATATCTAAAAATACTGAAGATTTCTTTCATAAGGTCTTTTATAATTTTGTAAGGCCTTCCTAAGATTCCTAATATGACTGCTCATTAATACACTAAAACATAAATTTGTGCATCAATGTCATCAAAGCCACACACTTGGATTATCAAAGCTTCAGTTTAAGTAAATATGCGAGTCAAATATGAACAACCAACTGCAAACAGGAAAAATGTTAAGAATTTGTAGGGGTACTGTGCTATGTTGTTGGTTATGTTGCTGGTTGGCTGTCTCCACCAAGTGTCCATCCTCTGCATCTTACTTAATCCAGAATTGCACAGATATCTATATGCAGCAATAGGTAAATCTGAGTCACTGACTAAAGCAAACCTTCTTAgtaatgttttgctttttcattaCGTGTCATTAGGGAAAATAAAGAAACGGTATTGACGCAGCAAAGGTAACTTACTGTTTTTAGACAATAAGTACATTTTTACCACATATCCAATAAGAGCCTGCATCCAAACCACACAATACAGAATTAGGAAGTTTCAAATCCTGAAGCCCACAACATTCTCTCCAGCCTCTGGAGTTTCCATAACAGGGAGCTTCTGTGTGACACAGACCTATGTTCTTAGTTATGTTATTAGAATGGCTCCATAGATGGATAGGATACAGATCCCTacatttcacaaacattttttatttggaattgCCAATTTTACTTCCTCCCAAGTTGCAATGCCTAACTGTAATCACCTTGGCTTACAACTGCAGCCCTCGTACCGGCAAGGAGGAGGTCAGCATTGTGCATGTGCTACTCCTGTGCCAAGAGAAATGTGCCGAGCTCCAAAGCTTGTTACAGGAGAATTAACGCTGACCAGCTCTCGCAGACAACACTGACAGCACACAGCTGCCACAGCAAGTCACAGAAGTTGTCGATGTAAAGCAATCCAAGGATAGCCAGGTTGACTCAGACCCACACAAAGGTAGCAAGCAAGTGCCTTCCTTAGTTAAGACACTCAGGAATGCCTCTGAGCAATAGgatcataaaaagaaaaatacaaagctGAAACGActaagttaaaaaataacaaactttACCACGATTAACATTCCTGCAGTTTTCTTTTACACAATTAGGCTGCAAAAAATGTGCCATCAACATAACAGTAAACTGCTATTTCAGTTTAACACCGGTTGCGATGTTACTACTAACGGCAGTCAGTAGTTAATTACACTCCATAAATTACTAGAATTATCTTATGCTGAAAGCTGCAATTCCACTGACATCTAACTGCCAAGACACttgaaggacatacagtactttaagaTAAATATAGCAGTTTAGATCTACAAAGTTACCTAGAATGATTCTATATATTAACAACTGTACCTTTCACTGTTGCTGATTCATCTGTGTAGATGTAGTCAATGATGACCTGCAGAATATCCGACTGGATAGGCATGTCCAGAGCAGCACAGGAAGTGCCCTGTGTTGGTCAGAGAACAGACCAGGGATAGTGAGAAATACTGCCAGGTCAGTTGAGCATTATCTTGTATATGAGGATGTTATTGAATACAGTAGAAGAACAAAAGAGACACAAATAATTCCATGTAGCAATTGGAGAGAACCATAGCCGCCTCTGATCTGCTGGGATTTCCTTTCATAATACTCTGCAATACATAAGCTCTAAACAGGCGACACTGGCGTAAAAACAATCCAATGTCTGTTAACTGATCAATTACTCCATCTGAAATTCCTCAAATGAAACACCGATAAATATTTCTCAGACATCAGAAGAAGTGaggaatttaataaaatgtttcaattaACATGCAAACAGACAATAGTGGGGTTAAACTCCgtccataaaaaaaaataacctttaaaATCCATGGCCTTACCTCAATCCAGGAGCTGCCTAACATGCTGCGGAAATAATCTGCAAGAGAAATACCAATGTATTTACAACAAATGTTATCAAATACAAAATACCACACTAAAAGTACCATAATGTACACAGATGAAAGGCTTTTCCATATTGATCaatataaaatgtccatttaccTAGCCGTGCAGATAACACACACTTGTGACATGGAAACTCTTTCCCATCCTCAGACATCAGAGTAACATCACAAAGATAGGAGCTGAGCAAGACAGAAAATTAACCGTAAAATTCTGCAGCAAATCCTAATTATTCAAGTGAGAagcatttcatttaattaaataacaaaGATTTAAGTGAAAGAATTGAAAGATAAATTAATAAACTAATGTTCTCATACTACCTTTAGAATGAACCAACAGATTCGTAACaattaaaaaagtgtaaaacatcTATCTtgcataatatttaaaaactttCAAACAACCGAATCTAAGATAGCAAAGATTCCTTAAAAAATGGATACTTGCCACTTCTTCTGATTGAATTTTAGTCTGCTCCCAGCCTTCTTGTGTAAAATGttgatttttccattttcaaacttAACTCCATCCAAGCTATAAAAAAGTCCAGAAATGTTCATAAAAAATACGTTACTCAAGTGAGCTGAAACACCGTAACACACAATTATGCAACAATACCTGAAACCTGAAATTGCTAGAAAACAAAGCCCTCCTTACTTACTGCTAGGTTACTGCTAGGGTTGCAGGGTTAGCACTCTTGCTTGACACTTCCTGGGGTCAAGTCATGGGCTGAATCCCAACATGGGTGCCTACTGTGAGGAGTTTGCACATTCATTCTCTTTGTGATCATGAGGGGCTCTAAAGAAACATTGTAAAGATTGATGGAAATGTCTAAATCTGTCTCCTGTTCATAAGTACGAGTGAGCACACGAGTATGTGTGTCCtcagatggactggcatctcccAGCAGGGTGATCTGCTTGCCTACAGAGTCGGGCATACGGACAGATCTACCCTGCACTGAGTTAAGTGGAAATGAAGATGGACGTCAGTGCAGTTTTTTTGAAGAGGATGGCACAGTAGGGTGGGTGTAGTTTTAAAGCCAAGACAAACAACTGACAATTTTAAACTGGGTATTAGAATAATTTTCAAAAATACAGTATCAGTGACCATCATATACTTCTCAGTTTCATCGCCATTAAGTATGGTCAGGAGAATAGTACCAGCAGTAACGTTTTCCATTTGTGTATGTCCATCCTTGTAAGAAGAGATgcaaaagtttgtttttacttCTGTGAAAGCCTTAATGCTGCAAGACCAAGATTAATTTCCAGTTTCTTTATGACACcactggaaatgtatcttccaaagtccagaaaaacactaagttttaaaataaaatatacacttTGACATCTTAGAATGTAGTCTAGAAACAAAGTTATATTTTTCCCCATGGTATTTTGCTGTATGTCCTGTTCATGTTTTGCCAATAAACTATCAAATATCCTTGCTCAATGCACGAACAGAAAAATAACTTAAGACATATCAAAAATGGACAGGGACATACACAAATAAAATGAAGCTCAAGCTCATTTATTAAAGTCTAGATTCCGGGTTATTTTTATTAGTTAGATCAAAGTATTTTGTCTTTGACTAACATGACAAGGACTGAAAAATAAGCACATATGAAAACATACGTTTTCTGTAAATTCATTCTTACCGTGCAGACAGGCCAATGATGCCAaacttctttgccatggcttgCAGTGTTTTTACTGGGTTGCCCTCCTCACAGCCCTCTTTAcccttcttgctgttttttgctttgattttCCGTTTCTCTCCATCGCCATTGACTTGACAGCTCCTGTAAACCTCATAGGCAGATTTGCCTTTCAGCCCTTCATTAAAGCTTATCTTTTGCAAGGTGGAAATAAGTGTATCCTGGTGGTCTTCTGACCTCTCCTCCTGAGGTATCTTTGCTCTGTAACCGTGGAAGAGCATGTTGCAGGTGTCAGTGTAGATGAACTGTAAGAGCTGTTCAAACATGTCGGGATGGACTTTTTCCATGACAAAAAGCTCACACCCCACCGCATCCTCGCTGGTTTGAAGAATGTCTGGCAATTCAACCCGGTCTGACTCAGGGTAGAACTGTTTTCGAAAGAAGTCAGACCTCATGGCGAGGATATATTTGTGCACTGGGAAAGTCCTGTTGCCCACTTGGAGAGTTGCATCATGGAGGTCATCCGTTTCACCAGCTTCATCAAGCAGCCCCTGTAAGTCTTTGGAGAAGGCCGATGCCGACACGGTAGGAATTTCATACAGGCTACAAAAGAGAACACATAAAAAGGTTACAAGAAATGTTACATAAATAAACAGTGTACTAAGTAGACTCCATCCACTATCAGAAAGCCGTTATTCATGATAAGAGTCTCAACTACCCAGAGTCAACTGCAGAACCACACGGTGTGAGGCAGGACTACTGCAAGGACAGGATCCCAGTCCATACTGTataggaaaggttacaaattgCGATGAGACCATTCTTTCCACCTATTTAATTTGTTTGCTAAAAGCAGAGTCATCGAAGGACGTTATACGTCTGTTTCATAAAATGTTTCAatagcatggctgggcagcttgttcccgaCTCGCAAAAACATGTGCAAAAAAAAGTGTACCATGCTGTAAATGCACTTATCCTTAATTTCCATGTGTTTCACTACTTATTCTAAAGATGGTCTCAAACATACAGACAGTTTAGAGGCACAAACTAAACTAGCCAGAATGTTTCTGAGAGttgggaggaaacccaagcaCAGTGATACTGGCAAGAACCCCTGTGTGCTGAGTAACATGCAAACTTCAGACAGAAGGCACTCTAGACTTGAAATCAGGAAATTACTTGTAGGACCTATTTATTTATTAGGACATTATTTTTAGATTACACACATTTCTTTCTTGGATTTTAAAATATGGATTTATAAAACAGAACACATACAATGGGAATAACATACCTCTAACAGATGATTTTGGTGGTTTTAGAAATTGACCAAACTGGAGAAATATCAAAGGTCcattcaaaagcaaaaaaaaatacctggTCTTGGGATCTGACTGCAACAGGCCAAAGTTACGTCCTTTGGGTTCCATGGTAATACTGACAGCTCGATGCACATGGGGAAGTTTTTCTAGCTGAATTCTCTCATATGCTTGACTGCCGTCGGAGTGACAGGACACCTCTGCACCACTTCCAGAGGCTAGAACATCATCTTTATACCAGGAACATAAACAAAATCAACAGAGGAGATAGCTTTAATATAAATCTAAGAAAAAGATACATTGGCAACATCCAGTCATAAAGACTAGGAATCCCTATGAGTTTAAAGCCAAGAAACAACAGTATCGAAAAGAACATATTAAGCCATTTAAGTCAGCATTACTTGGCTTGTACCATGTCAGAATCGCAAGGCCATGCCTTGTAAAATTCCTATTTATGTTAAGAACCACTTCACAAAGCCCTTAGATTTCTGCAATTACAAAAGGGATTAAAATACACACAATCATATACTAGGAAGACATCCACAGGTAACAGAAGCCTCAGGCTATGAaagcaattgaaaaaaaaatctaattattttttttaaatcatataagTCTGCACAGCACGATTTTCTGTAACACAAGCCAGTGAAATACGATAGGtcaaaaatgtaattgaaaaatgtaattgaaacACCTATAATATGGTTGATGAGAAACTATTAGTGTTTGAAGTTTAAattcaatacatttatttcttcatactgtatacccacctctctttgctgtgctcttcttACTGTCTGTCACCCAGTGCCCTGCAAATCCTTCACCTTCTTGAGTGATAAacatcatttcatttttaccaAGGCTTATATCAGACATGAACACCTGACGCCCATAAGCCCATCTGCACTGCTTCAGGCAGCTGCTAGACGATTTCCAGCAGAAGACCTGAAAAGAAGAAGTGTGTGAAGTTGAAATGATACAATACAAAAAATTCCCATCAAAACATTGGTATAATACTTTATGGCATTCTTTGGGTTCTTACGTTTTAACACATTTTACCATGCACATGTGAAAAATCGCATCAAGTATTTCTATAAAACTAGGATCAAAGTTAAATacattattgattttaattaaattaagaataaaatatctATTCCCACATCTTCAATTCCTTGCTGGAAAAACTTCATgataataaacatatatatatataattaacatatataaatatattaatataaacatGTAATTTCTGTCGCTTGTCGCCATTATAAGTGCAGGCATAATTATCAGCACCTTCCTTCCATGATAAAGATGTTCACTAATTTACTGAAGTCTGACTTTCAGTTAaccacttaattttttttttccttgaagtTTGAAGAAGCACTTCTGTCTTTTTCAAGCTTGGTTACTTTATTAGTTGTCTGCAAAATCTTGATCACTTTGCAGAATGCTACTTGAATTATTATTGAAAGTAATGTATTCTGAAACCATCCTAGCCACTACCCACTGCATCTTTCCTTATTACAAATATAATGTAACTCAAAGTTCATCATTGCAGTTAAAACAGCACAAATACCAGGCTTAGTCACTTTTACCTAGCCTGTACCGGAAGGTTAAACAAGGTAAGAATTATCTTCACCTACTTGCAGTGACGTGACAGCAACCTTCACAAGCtaagtggttctcaaactttttggaccaagtaccacccctaacccaaccaaagcatccaagtaccacctacaagtcatcatctcataggaagcCCATacattctcaatgaccaacatgagcgcgtgtgcacacacactcacacatacatataataaatattataataataaactttatttgatatagcgtcGTTGCAGGTGGCTTTTCAAACCGTTTTACAGAAccaaaacagtaacaacaacaaataaaaataattaaaaagcaccatttcagtgagaggggtgagcctatttagtcgagcaaagcagatgtgaattaatttttcaagccttgatacaattcacaacagagtctaacagattttaaatcgtcaggcattttcttgatggcaaaggtctcgcggtgaacacattttatccagtcgatgccattctcttcgataaattcattcagaagctgaaatatgtgcttttctgtaGTTCCtattggtagcggcttacagaacagaaagtcctcatgggacatacccccaaactcgtatctaatgtAAACggggctccacagccgaaatgttgtgttctctttcttctttttttcagcatggaataaacctattactcctagaattacatagtagcgctgtgtccactgaagtattagcgcgcactgtatcgtagtacgttggctgcgtattcgacatgtattcaaatagaaaatatgaaaacctgtcctgatttttcagcgcacacaacacagttccagggtcatatggcgtaccagcTGGCAGCACTCCGCGTACCACTgcaggtacgcgtaccacagtttgagaaccactgagctAAGTATTAGAAGAATCATGATAAAGATTCCCTCTAGATGGCAGCACAAGACTGATTATATTGTTTTGAATACAACAATGCTAACAGAGGATTTACAGGTATTAACAAGAAAATATTAAGCCATTTAATATTAAGCCCCATGTTATACGTAAATTATTGCATTTAGTTTTTCTACTTAGAATCAGTACATTATTATCATTAGCCAGCCAAAAAGATGGAAGAGGTAGAAACTACAGAatacaaatgtataaaaataagaGGTTCTTGTTTACCACTTCCTGGAGGAAGCAAAGCATATATGCTTTCACAATGCATATGACTTTCTTTTCCAGAATAAGCAAGTCATGAAGGCATATGTTCATCTTAAAAttataggaaaaaaatattttcatgcaaAATCTTTGGAAAACAACTAATTAACATAAAGTCTGTTGatttttcagattattttcaGATACAGTATCATATTGGGGAAAACAGGATCAGTGAGGAAAATCTTACTCTTCCAGCTTCATCCAGGGCTAGGATTGACACCTTGTCTCCTCCACCCTCTTTCAGAGTCTGGGGATCCACCCTGTGATCCAAAGAGCCCCCAGCTACAAGCACCTTCTTCAAGTTGAACTGCCTGCGGAGGACAACAGAAAGACCACATAGAGAATCCCAGTACAGGCTGGAGACAAGCTGCCTGTGCAGTGATCCTGTTTCTAACTCACTTAGAAGCCAGTTTCTTGCACTGGTAGTCAGTGAGCAGGTACACATCCCCCCTGTCGGTCACACACACGGTGGCGCCGTTGCTGGCTGCGGCCATGGAGAGGGAGACGTCCTTGTGATGCAATGCAGACACCTGACGGGGAGCGGTCACACACCTTTCCCCATTAGGGTCCGAAAGATAACCTTGAGAGTTCAACAACAAAAAGTAACTCCGTTAGCCCGTTTCAGCTGATGACTGATTTTTCATTGTCAGAAAAAACAACAGTCCAGAATTTGTACTCATGTGCTGGAGATGTGACAGCTTGTGTACTGATGCAGCAGAGATGTTAGCTTTTAGGTCTTTCTGTGGGTTATTTATTGAGTTCTGTTGGGGACACAGATGCATTTGTTTCATTTCCTTCCAAGGcatgatttaaattaaaaatatactgtatactgccaCAATCAAATTACCTCATGGTCTcccttaaagcttaaaaaaatcTAAGCATCTTCTCCTTCTTTTTCAAAGAAGAAGccatgcaatgtacagtatgtgttagctGTGTCTCACCAAGCTGACCACCGTTGAGTCCCAGAGTGTACACTGCCTCCTTTGTCCACAGCACAGTATGGAATCTGCCAGCTGCCACACCAATAACAGTCCGTCCTTTGAGAGCCTTGGACAAAACCTGCATTCGTTTCATAAAAGATTCTCTTAACTTACATCTAgtcttctttatttaaacaaaaattaaaagccTTCACACATGATCCTGAACACATGAAAACATGAACCGATTGGAGCTAAGCAGCTGAACTGCTAAGTAGTTGCTTGAGAAGGCTTCAAATTATGTGTTTTTAGGGTCCATGGGTTTCCCGTGTCAAAAATACCTCAGTTAGATTGCCTTACCTGCTTGGGGGTGCATTTTAGAATAGGAAGATAGgctccatttattttgtggcatctgggtTTCAGAGAGAGCGATTTAACTGCAGTTTGTATTGCATTTAGTTTAGAAAGCACCTTATCTCTTATTTAGGCCTCTGCATTATTTAAGAGTCaaaatacttggtagcagtctggggttttctgggtggtcAGGACATTAGGCCCCTAGAATTCCTtgtctgtactgtaaatacagtaatatttgTGTTGTATGcttatgttgtgtgtagtgttgtgtttgtattgtcattgttaataaatatttgtttaaccaagtgcgcctggattattactctatACCCAAATCTGTGCCATAGAAGAATTTGTGTACCTCTAACTATACTACTTGAatatattctggagaaatctattacaagttgggggttattaatatttattttattattgactaATCCACTTGGTCAATTCCTGCGTATTCTCCATTTTCATAACCCCCCATTTGTCACAACGTTGTAGCTGCCCAGAACACCGGAAAGTCTTTAAACCAACTAGATTTACACTTTTCTTCATGAAGCATTACCTACAATCGAACCAAAAAAGTAGTGTCAGCAGGAAACAATACAGCAGGGCCAATATTTATTTACCTGCTTTGGTACATTACTTGTCGAAGGAGGAGGTACAATGCCAAGCTGATGAAAGGTATTCAGCCCAAAAGTATAAACATATCCGTCTTCTGTCAGCACCACAGTGTGATCCTTGGCAGCAGCCACTTGAGAACAGTGATGGCTGATTAGGCCCTCCACCATGCGTGGAACCTACCAGAGACAGGAGTCAGTGAAGGGGAAAGAAGTATTCTGTTCCATTGTCAGACTATTCCACTATACGCCCCTTGAAGCATCTAAAATGGTACTGTTATTATTAGCTCATACACACCGTGATCCGTGAAAAATGAAAGCCATACAAAGCATGCAAGAAAAGGAAAGCAGATATTGAATCTC
This genomic window from Lepisosteus oculatus isolate fLepOcu1 chromosome 2, fLepOcu1.hap2, whole genome shotgun sequence contains:
- the ibtk gene encoding inhibitor of Bruton tyrosine kinase — translated: MSLLPPDCTTKCRSLQHAREVISALTKGTESQLKAFLTARCHNAATLKDEFGRTALHFAASLGQKSLLDWLLEVKGADLLAKDKESGWTALHRSVFYGHIHCLMSLVKHGGCLSTQDKEGLSVLDLAMKDRPAHVVFRNSDPTEVYTWGNNTNFTLGHGNQQSKHHPEPVDLFSRTGVYIKQVVLCKFHSVFLSQKGQVYTCGHGQGGRLGHGDEQTYLVPRMVEGLISHHCSQVAAAKDHTVVLTEDGYVYTFGLNTFHQLGIVPPPSTSNVPKQVLSKALKGRTVIGVAAGRFHTVLWTKEAVYTLGLNGGQLGYLSDPNGERCVTAPRQVSALHHKDVSLSMAAASNGATVCVTDRGDVYLLTDYQCKKLASKQFNLKKVLVAGGSLDHRVDPQTLKEGGGDKVSILALDEAGRVFCWKSSSSCLKQCRWAYGRQVFMSDISLGKNEMMFITQEGEGFAGHWVTDSKKSTAKRDDVLASGSGAEVSCHSDGSQAYERIQLEKLPHVHRAVSITMEPKGRNFGLLQSDPKTSLYEIPTVSASAFSKDLQGLLDEAGETDDLHDATLQVGNRTFPVHKYILAMRSDFFRKQFYPESDRVELPDILQTSEDAVGCELFVMEKVHPDMFEQLLQFIYTDTCNMLFHGYRAKIPQEERSEDHQDTLISTLQKISFNEGLKGKSAYEVYRSCQVNGDGEKRKIKAKNSKKGKEGCEEGNPVKTLQAMAKKFGIIGLSARLDGVKFENGKINILHKKAGSRLKFNQKKCSYLCDVTLMSEDGKEFPCHKCVLSARLDYFRSMLGSSWIEGTSCAALDMPIQSDILQVIIDYIYTDESATVKESLNVEFLCNVLVVADQLLIARLKEMCEVAITEKLTLKNAADLLEFAAMYNADQLKLSCLQFIVLNMAALLESRALDVLSDEVLVELSVAYRKLIPAMQRRVITPYPDGPDLSSFETDDWETLLCSKQDTDMDQASRETLLKKVKMKAKKKPRKRSDSSGGYNLSDIIQSPPCAGLGKTDKTNSIESLQELLTSDSEGSYGAGSPRDLQSPVFMLGLGHDKSEMEEKSQILRTKSPPPIPEVKNEKPSLSKTSTPRPIPRPISSPASPPVLDLRAIMEMEENIQNRGATPKSPSASITKLPAHAMKLSQKQRKMMAMTAREGSMEHTTVKVSLSSVPTKTGAAWATPLHTTPSYTSFRDLLMEEEKSVKAACASSSVIKRVSFKASEQDEHEKLSGWSAKGSMSSGDHSITGQQAENLNPWVMPVVGSPPAVPPVTFASILEEERQQEAALIRSREKPLALIQIEERAIQDLLIHYKALNNPDEFIVVERTSQGPIATPMWNKH